In Tripterygium wilfordii isolate XIE 37 chromosome 15, ASM1340144v1, whole genome shotgun sequence, one DNA window encodes the following:
- the LOC120017264 gene encoding GDSL esterase/lipase At5g18430-like, whose product MAVPRPSNFISFRMIIGLLMVVPGMVIHQTEAARAFFVFGDSLVDSGNNNYLATTARADSPPYGIDFPTHRATGRFSNGLNIPDLISESIGASEPPLPYLSPDLRGRRLLVGANFASAGIGILNDTGIQFLNIIRMYRQLEYFQEYQQRVRALIGAQQTTRLLGQALTLITVGGNDFVNNYYLVPYSARSRQFALPDYVKFLISEYQKLLMSLYKLGAQRVLVTGTGPMGCVPAELAMRGTNGGCSAELQRAASLFNPQLVQMLRKLNRKLGRNVFIGANTERMHTDFVSNPTAFGFVTSKIACCGQGPNNGLGLCTVASNLCPNRNIYAFWDPFHPSEKANRLIVQQIMSGSTKYMYPMNLSTIMALDSMTT is encoded by the exons ATGGCTGTGCCTAGGCCATCAAATTTTATTAGTTTTCGGATGATTATAGGTCTCTTGATGGTGGTACCAGGGATGGTAATTCACCAAACTGAAGCAGCTCGAGCCTTCTTTGTGTTTGGTGATTCACTTGTTGATAGTGGCAACAACAACTATCTAGCAACAACTGCTCGAGCTGATTCTCCCCCTTACGGGATCGATTTTCCGACTCATCGCGCCACCGGACGTTTCTCAAATGGCCTCAACATCCCAGACCTTATCA GCGAGAGTATTGGCGCATCGGAACCACCATTGCCGTACCTGAGCCCGGATCTAAGAGGACGAAGACTACTTGTTGGAGCCAACTTTGCTTCTGCTGGAATTGGGATTCTCAATGACACTGGAATTCAATTT CTAAACATAATCAGAATGTATAGACAATTGGAGTACTTCCAGGAATACCAGCAACGAGTCCGCGCTCTCATCGGTGCTCAACAAACTACGCGTCTACTCGGCCAAGCACTCACCCTCATCACTGTTGGTGGGAATGATTTTGTTAACAACTACTATTTGGTACCTTACTCTGCAAGGTCACGCCAATTCGCTCTGCCAGATTATGTCAAGTTCCTCATCTCGGAGTACCAAAAGCTGTTGATG aGTCTATACAAACTGGGAGCGCAAAGGGTTCTGGTGACGGGGACTGGACCGATGGGTTGTGTTCCGGCTGAATTGGCTATGAGAGGAACAAATGGTGGATGCTCAGCTGAACTTCAGAGAGCTGCATCCTTGTTCAATCCACAACTTGTTCAAATGCTTAGAAAACTCAACAGAAAATTAGGCAGAAATGTCTTTATTGGGGCAAATACGGAGCGAATGCATACGGATTTTGTCAGCAATCCTACAGCATTTG GGTTTGTTACATCAAAGATTGCTTGCTGTGGACAAGGACCAAACAATGGACTTGGACTGTGTACTGTGGCATCAAATTTATGCCCAAATAGAAACATATATGCATTCTGGGATCCATTTCATCCGTCTGAGAAGGCAAACAGATTGATTGTTCAACAGATCATGAGTGGCTCTACCAAATACATGTACCCCATGAATCTCAGTACCATAATGGCCTTGGATTCCATGACTACATGA
- the LOC120017247 gene encoding GDSL esterase/lipase LTL1-like, with the protein MSTINSSSIFSSVILSVLVTLASIVPHTDARAFFVFGDSLVDNGNNNYLATTARADSPPYGIDYPTHRATGRFSNGLNIPDLISEAIGSEPTLPYLSPALTGERLLIGANFASAGIGILNDTGIQFINIIRIYKQLEYFQQYQQRVGALIGPEQTQRLVTDSLVLITLGGNDFVNNYYLVPFSARSRQFALPDYVVYLISEYRKVLSRLYELGARRVLVTGTGPMGCVPAELAMRSRNGECSVELQRAAGLFNPQLVQMINSLNSQIGSNIFVAANAYEMNMDFVRNPQQFGFVTSKIACCGQGPYNGLGLCTVLSNLCPNRDIYAFWDPFHPSERANRIIVQQILTGSNKYMNPLNLSTILALDSRT; encoded by the exons ATGTCTACTATCAACTCCTCCAGTATTTTTTCTAGTGTGATTTTGAGTGTGCTAGTAACCCTGGCAAGCATTGTTCCTCATACAGATGCAAGAGCATTTTTCGTCTTCGGTGACTCGCTAGTCGACAATGGCAACAACAATTACCTTGCTACCACTGCTCGTGCCGATTCACCACCCTATGGGATAGATTATCCGACTCATCGAGCCACCGGCCGTTTTTCTAACGGCCTTAATATCCCTGATCTCATCA GCGAGGCGATTGGGTCAGAACCCACATTGCCATACTTAAGCCCAGCCCTAACTGGTGAGAGGTTATTAATTGGAGCCAACTTTGCTTCTGCTGGCATTGGAATTCTCAATGACACTGGAATCCAATTT ATAAACATAATTAGGATCTACAAGCAATTGGAGTACTTTCAACAGTACCAACAAAGGGTGGGTGCCCTAATTGGTCCTGAACAGACTCAAAGACTAGTGACGGATTCACTTGTGCTTATAACACTTGGAGGCAATGATTTCGTCAACAACTACTACTTGGTTCCATTCTCTGCAAGATCTCGTCAATTTGCTCTACCAGACTATGTTGTCTATCTAATCTCTGAGTACAGAAAAGTCTTATCG AGGCTTTATGAATTGGGGGCAAGGAGGGTGTTGGTGACCGGCACCGGACCGATGGGTTGTGTTCCGGCGGAATTGGCTATGAGGAGCAGAAATGGTGAATGTTCAGTTGAGCTACAAAGGGCAGCAGGGTTGTTCAATCCTCAACTTGTGCAAATGATAAAttcactaaatagtcaaattggATCTAATATCTTTGTTGCTGCAAATGCTTATGAAATGAACATGGACTTTGTTAGAAACCCTCAACAATTTG gATTTGTGACATCAAAGATAGCATGCTGTGGACAAGGGCCTTAtaatgggcttgggctttgCACCGTACTCTCCAACTTGTGCCCTAACAGAGACATCTATGCATTTTGGGATCCATTTCATCCATCTGAGAGAGCCAACAGAATTATAGTGCAACAAATCTTGACTGGCTCAAACAAGTACATGAACCCACTTAATCTCAGCACTATCTTGGCCTTGGACTCCAGgacctaa
- the LOC120016508 gene encoding GDSL esterase/lipase At5g18430-like, whose protein sequence is MASSVVFPWSLLGLVILSLGTLGPEAVEARAFFVFGDSLVDSGNNNYLATTARADSPPYGIDYPTRRPTGRFSNGLNIPDILSEQIGSEPVLPYLNPELTGEKLLNGANFASAGIGILNDTGIQFVNIIRMFQQLQYFIQYQQRVAALIGPERTQQLVNGAIVLITVGGNDFVNNYFLVPFSARSRQFSLPDYCKYLISEYRKILMRLYELGARRVLVTGTGPLGCVPAELAMRSSNGECAEDLQRAASLFNPQLSSLIRDLNSEYGGDFFIGVNLQRMSNDFISNPQRFGFVTSKIACCGQGPYNGLGLCTIVSNLCPDRDLYGFWDAFHPSEKANRLVVQSFMTGSVEYISPMNVSTIMAMDSKV, encoded by the exons ATGGCTAGCTCAGTAGTGTTTCCATGGTCACTTTTAGGTCTTGTGATACTTTCACTTGGGACTTTAGGTCCTGAAGCTGTGGAAGCTAGAGCTTTCTTTGTGTTTGGAGATTCACTAGTTGATAGTGGCAACAACAATTACTTGGCCACCACAGCTAGAGCAGACTCTCCTCCTTACGGAATCGATTATCCGACTCGCCGGCCGACCGGCCGGTTCTCTAATGGCCTCAACATTCCTGACATTCTCA GTGAGCAAATCGGGTCGGAACCCGTGTTGCCATATTTGAATCCAGAACTCACCGGAGAGAAACTTCTTAATGGTGCCAATTTTGCCTCTGCTGGAATTGGAATCCTCAATGACACTGGAATTCAGTTT GTGAACATAATCAGGATgttccaacaacttcaatactTCATACAATACCAACAAAGGGTGGCTGCTCTAATTGGACCAGAACGGACTCAACAACTAGTGAATGGAGCAATTGTCCTCATCACTGTCGGCGGAAATGATTTTGTCAACAATTACTTCTTGGTCCCTTTCTCCGCTAGGTCTCGTCAATTTTCTTTGCCAGATTATTGTAAATACCTAATCTCCGAGTACCGTAAAATTCTAATG agATTATACGAGCTCGGGGCACGTAGGGTCCTTGTGACTGGGACGGGGCCGTTAGGATGTGTTCCGGCGGAATTGGCGATGAGAAGCAGCAATGGGGAGTGTGCGGAGGACCTACAACGGGCAGCATCCTTGTTTAATCCACAACTTAGTAGTTTGATAAGAGATCTCAATAGTGAATACGGTGGCGATTTCTTTATTGGTGTTAATCTACAAAGGATGAGCAATGATTTCATCAGTAATCCTCAAAGATTTG GGTTTGTTACATCAAAGATTGCATGTTGTGGACAAGGACCATATAATGGACTTGGATTGTGCACAATTGTATCGAACTTGTGTCCTGATCGTGATCTCTATGGATTTTGGGATGCATTTCACCCATCAGAGAAGGCAAACAGATTAGTTGTTCAATCTTTCATGACTGGTTCTGTTGAGTACATTAGCCCCATGAATGTCAGCACCATTATGGCCATGGATTCCAAAGTTTGA
- the LOC119979777 gene encoding GDSL esterase/lipase At5g33370-like: MASKKVVVPCIVVLCLLMVFGGFGRAQAVLNQSVRAFFVFGDSLVDAGNNDFLATAARADKPPYGIDYPTHKATGRFSNGLNIADIISEKIGAEPALPCLHPLLQGDRLLIGANFASAGVGILNDTGIQFVDIIRMFQQLNYFKQYQQRLIAHVGADKAKELVNGALFLVVVGGNDFVNNYFLVPHSIRSKQFSLHDYVPFLISEFKPILTSLYDMGARRVLVTGNGPLGCAPAELALRSKNGECATELQQAANIFNPQLIQMLKELNTNYKSDIFVGVNLDILQDDFITDPKKYGFTTSKIACCGQGPYNGLGFCNPTSFVCEDRSQHVFWDQYHLTEKANRIVVDKIMTASTDFIFPMNLSTIMVMDSKV, encoded by the exons ATGGCTAGCAAGAAAGTAGTGGTTCCATGCATTGTAGTCTTGTGTCTCCTCATGGTGTTTGGAGGTTTTGGACGTGCTCAAGCTGTTTTGAATCAGTCAGTTAGGGCTTTCTTTGTGTTTGGAGATTCACTTGTTGATGCTGGCAACAACGATTTCTTAGCCACCGCTGCTCGAGCTGACAAGCCGCCGTATGGCATCGATTATCCTACTCACAAGGCGACCGGAAGGTTCTCTAATGGACTCAACATTGCTGATATTATCA GTGAGAAAATCGGCGCTGAACCGGCATTGCCATGCTTGCATCCCCTTCTCCAAGGAGATCGGCTGCTTATTGGTGCCAATTTTGCTTCTGCTGGAGTTGGAATCCTCAACGACACTGGTATTCAGTTT GTGGATATAATCAGAATGTTTCAGCAGTTGAATTACTTCAAGCAGTACCAGCAACGGTTGATTGCTCATGTGGGAGCAGATAAAGCTAAAGAGCTCGTAAATGGAGCACTTTTTCTTGTGGTTGTTGGTGGAAATGATTTTGTGAACAACTATTTCTTGGTGCCTCACTCTATTAGATCTAAACAATTCTCTTTACATGATTATGTTCCATTTCTCATATCCGAGTTCAAACCAATTCTCACT AGTTTATATGATATGGGGGCACGTAGGGTTCTAGTGACGGGGAACGGACCATTGGGTTGCGCTCCGGCGGAATTGGCGTTGCGGAGCAAGAACGGAGAGTGTGCGACGGAGCTACAACAAGCCGCCAACATTTTTAACCCACAACTTATTCAAATGCTGAAGGAACTTAACACCAATTACAAAAGTGACATTTTTGTTGGGGTTAATCTGGATATCTTGCAAGATGATTTCATTACTGACCCTAAAAAATATG GATTTACTACATCAAAGATTGCATGTTGTGGGCAAGGACCATATAATGGGCTTGGATTCTGCAATCCGACGTCGTTTGTGTGCGAAGACCGTAGCCAACATGTGTTTTGGGATCAATATCACCTAACTGAGAAAGCAAACAGGATTGTGGTTGATAAGATCATGACTGCTTCTACTGACTTCATCTTCCCTATGAATCTCAGCACTATCATGGTGATGGATTCCAAAGTTTGA